Genomic window (Kosakonia sp. BYX6):
CGATTCGTCATCGGCGGCAATTGCGGTGTGCGGCTTGCTGGAGTTGGTTAAGCAACTGCCGGTGACGGATCCGGATCGCGCGCATTATCAGCAGTGGGCGATGCGCATTATGTCGTCATTGGGTAAGCATTATCTGGCGGGCAAACAGGACGCGACAACCGGGCTGCTGAAACATTCGGTGTATCACCTGTCGAGCAATAAAGGGGTCGATGAGTGCTGTAGCTGGGGGGATTATTTTTACGTGGAGGCACTGGCGCGGTTTTCGCAAAGCTGGAAGTTATATTGGTAGAGCGTCTTTTCCCTCTCCCTTTAGGGAGAGGGACATTCTCTTACAGACCCGCTTCGAGAATGCGGATATGTGTTTCCAGCACGTTCCCTTTGACCGCTTCGCTCCACGCTTTCATATGCGGAGTTTGCAGGTGCGCTTCAAGATGCGCCACGCTTTCCCATCGCTCCACCATCATGATTGAATCCGGCGCTGTTGCCTGAAAGCTCACGCCCGCAGCGTGATCCACCAGCGGTGCATAGCCGTGGCAGCCTTCTTCTTTCAGTACAACGGGTACAATCTTCGCGAATTCATCAAGCACTGCCTGGCGATGATGCTGGCCCGGGCGAGTGCGGATTTCTGCAATTACTGTCAACATGGTTTACTCCTCCTAAGTCCAGCTACAGTTAAGCAAAAATCTCGGCCAGATGCTTGCGATATTCTGCGATATAACGCGGTACGTCCGGCATTTTGATGACGTCATTAACGATAAATGTCGGCAGCGGATCCATGCCGAGGAATTGATTGGCTTTATGGAAAGGCAGGTAAACACCGTCAACACCAACACCGTGGAAGAACTGATCTTCATCGGTAAATGCATCCATCGGCGCGTTCCAGGTCAGCGACAGCATATAGGTTTTGCCCTGAATCAGGCCGCCGGAACCGTATTTTTTCGACGCATCAGAACGCGTACGACCATCGCTGGCATACAGTGATCCGTGGCCTTCGGTGAACACATCGTCCATGTATT
Coding sequences:
- a CDS encoding putative quinol monooxygenase, giving the protein MLTVIAEIRTRPGQHHRQAVLDEFAKIVPVVLKEEGCHGYAPLVDHAAGVSFQATAPDSIMMVERWESVAHLEAHLQTPHMKAWSEAVKGNVLETHIRILEAGL
- a CDS encoding NAD(P)H-dependent oxidoreductase; translation: MSNILIINGAKKFAHSNGQLNDTLTEVAEGFLRDAGHDVRTVRTDGDYDVKAEVENFLWADTIIWQMPGWWMGAPWTVKKYMDDVFTEGHGSLYASDGRTRSDASKKYGSGGLIQGKTYMLSLTWNAPMDAFTDEDQFFHGVGVDGVYLPFHKANQFLGMDPLPTFIVNDVIKMPDVPRYIAEYRKHLAEIFA